The genomic segment GGAGGGGGCGCTGAGCTTCTACTTCGCCGAGGCGCACGAATTCGAGGACGGCGAGCGGCGGCTGCTGGCGTTGATCGCGACGCAGCTCGCCGCGACCGCCGAGAAGGCACACCTGATCGAAGACCTGCAGGGCGCCAACCAGGCGCTCCGTCGCCAGAACGAGGAGCTGGGGCGGCAGGTCCGCGACGCCAACACCTCGCGCCAGCTGAAGAACGAGTTCCTGGCCAACATCAGCCACGAGCTGCGCACGCCCCTCACCGCGATTCTCGGCTACACCTACCTGCTGAAATCCGAGAGCGCCGGTGACCTGAACGAAAAGCAGCTCAACGCCGTGGAGAAGATCGATCGCTCCGCCGGCATCCTGCTGCGGCTGATCGGGGATCTACTGGAGTTGTCCCAACTCAAGCTGGGCCGGGTCCCGGTCAATTGGCGCTCCACCGACGCCGTCGACGTGGCAAGGCGCGCCATCGAGGCAGTGGACGTCGACGCGCAGACGGTGGACTTCGCGTTCGAGGAACCCGCGGCTCCGGTGCCGATCCAGACGGACCCGGACAAGGCCCAGAAGGTGCTGGAGAACCTCCTCTCCAACGCCTTCAAGTTCACCCACGAAGGGCGCGTCACGTTGACGCTGCGCGTCACGGAGAACCCGGCCGGGCCGTTTGCCGAGACGGCCGATCGGGACCGCGGCTCGGCCCCGCCCCGCTGGGTGGAGTGGGAGGTCAGGGACACCGGAATCGGGATTCCGGGGGAGAAGCTCAACACGATTTTCGATGAGTTTCGGCAGGTGGACGGCAGCTCCACCCGGCTCTACGGCGGAACCGGGCTCGGGCTGGCGCTGTGCCTGCGCATCGCGCGCCTGCTCAAGGGCGAAGTGCTGGTCCAGAGCACGCCGGGAGAGGGCTCGGCCTTCACCCTGCGGCTGCCCAGCAACGGGCTGACGTCGGGGTCGCAGGGCTGACCCTTGCCGGCTTCCGGGTGGCGCCGAGCGAGGCAGGATCCGCGGCGCGCGGCCCGGTGTAGGGATCCCGGCTCGCGCGCGACCGAACCGCGTCGGTAGGTTAGCGGTTCGCTGACTGGAGATTCGCGCCGCCCGAGGCGGCTTGCACGCACACAGACCAACCCACTCCATGGCCATCACCGATGACGACTGGCAGGGCCCGGCAG from the Gemmatimonadota bacterium genome contains:
- a CDS encoding GAF domain-containing sensor histidine kinase, producing GAQFSSVFLRDPGDRDLLKLSCAHNWPQSAAMFLGQLRVRVGRGPTGTAVAEKRPVEVPDVFVDRALREWWEPARELGFTSMICLPLEVGGQAEGALSFYFAEAHEFEDGERRLLALIATQLAATAEKAHLIEDLQGANQALRRQNEELGRQVRDANTSRQLKNEFLANISHELRTPLTAILGYTYLLKSESAGDLNEKQLNAVEKIDRSAGILLRLIGDLLELSQLKLGRVPVNWRSTDAVDVARRAIEAVDVDAQTVDFAFEEPAAPVPIQTDPDKAQKVLENLLSNAFKFTHEGRVTLTLRVTENPAGPFAETADRDRGSAPPRWVEWEVRDTGIGIPGEKLNTIFDEFRQVDGSSTRLYGGTGLGLALCLRIARLLKGEVLVQSTPGEGSAFTLRLPSNGLTSGSQG